The proteins below are encoded in one region of Anaerolineae bacterium:
- a CDS encoding aminotransferase class I/II-fold pyridoxal phosphate-dependent enzyme codes for MTNQHLSTRVVHAGEDRVKPYHALTTPLVQTSTFTFENTRDLVNFQEAHKWGAQNGREEYGRYGNPTVAAVEAKLANLDSGEAACLFASGMAAVTSTLLSLLAAGDHVIFTNDCYRRTRQFVTQFLARYGVESSQVPMGNYEALEAAIQPNTKVILSESPTNPYVRVLDLKKLVAMAHRHNIKTVVDSTFATPINQRPLEFGVDFVIHSATKYLGGHNDLLAGVVICSDYLMGAIRETQGMLGDISDPHSAYLLLRGLKTLELRVQRQNQTADKIAHFLAKHPAVRRVYYPGLVSHPDYEVAVEQMSGFGGVVSFELETDLAGTGHFIDRLQIPYIGPSLGGVESLVGQVAQTSYYEFSSEERAKIGISDSLVRLAVGIESADDLLADLAQALDKTFQTETLFQAIDGEAKVTPAVIYRQ; via the coding sequence ATGACCAACCAACATTTAAGCACCCGCGTTGTTCATGCCGGTGAAGATCGGGTGAAACCTTATCACGCGCTCACCACGCCCCTGGTTCAAACCAGCACTTTTACTTTTGAAAACACCCGCGATCTGGTTAATTTCCAGGAAGCCCACAAGTGGGGCGCGCAGAATGGACGAGAGGAGTACGGGCGCTACGGCAATCCCACCGTGGCCGCGGTTGAGGCTAAACTGGCTAACCTGGATAGCGGCGAGGCAGCCTGCCTTTTTGCCAGTGGCATGGCGGCGGTCACTTCAACCTTGCTTAGCCTGCTGGCAGCGGGCGACCATGTGATTTTTACCAACGATTGTTATCGTCGCACCCGCCAATTTGTAACCCAATTTTTGGCCCGCTACGGAGTAGAGTCGTCTCAGGTGCCAATGGGGAATTATGAAGCGTTGGAGGCAGCTATTCAACCCAATACTAAAGTCATCCTGTCCGAGTCGCCGACCAATCCTTACGTGCGGGTGTTGGATTTAAAGAAATTGGTGGCTATGGCCCACCGGCACAATATCAAAACGGTGGTTGACAGCACCTTTGCCACACCCATCAACCAGCGGCCGCTGGAATTTGGGGTTGACTTTGTGATCCATTCGGCCACCAAATACCTGGGCGGCCACAACGATTTGCTGGCCGGGGTGGTGATTTGTTCGGATTATTTGATGGGAGCCATTAGGGAAACACAGGGGATGCTTGGCGATATCAGCGATCCCCACTCGGCCTATCTGCTGCTGCGGGGGCTAAAAACGCTGGAATTGCGGGTGCAACGCCAGAATCAAACTGCCGATAAAATTGCCCATTTCCTGGCCAAACATCCGGCGGTGCGGCGCGTTTATTACCCCGGCCTGGTCAGCCATCCCGATTACGAGGTGGCAGTGGAGCAAATGTCGGGGTTTGGCGGGGTGGTCAGCTTTGAATTGGAAACCGATTTAGCCGGTACCGGCCACTTTATTGACCGCCTGCAAATTCCCTATATTGGTCCCAGCCTGGGCGGCGTGGAGTCGTTGGTGGGGCAGGTGGCCCAAACCTCTTATTATGAATTTTCTTCTGAAGAACGAGCCAAAATTGGCATCAGCGACAGTTTGGTGCGGCTGGCCGTGGGCATCGAGTCTGCGGATGATTTGCTGGCCGATCTGGCCCAGGCTTTGGATAAAACGTTTCAAACAGAAACACTTTTTCAAGCCATAGATGGAGAGGCCAAAGTAACGCCGGCGGTAATATATCGGCAGTAG
- a CDS encoding DUF11 domain-containing protein produces the protein MMSKKNKYLSVIILLAGLFLFILPPLLVQANGPIFTLTKSVDRDKPHPGQRVTYMIVVNNNGAIATNAVISDTLDSNLTFAGPVTLQGSTGTVAQNAGDLPRLVRNVTINPNTTITVTFPVTVNSGLANGLQIANTAAVTSSEVMTPTTGSQVVTVSYYYAYLPVIFKALDGWLAQTSGTGNSLYGIGCKPYTSVDCVVGGQAVTLNTSDGGDNWSLVNVSAGLVLYDVSCPTAAKCVAVGKGSPGVILVSNDGGKTWPWNFNQTYQMNAVDCPSATQCVAVGEDSEARVTDDGGQTWINGRMGNTPLYGVDCFAEKTCWMVGLGGRIIGTYPNPNGPGGIGIISKIDLFTNPVQTLMSVSCVDGDNCVAVGTDGVVAQKINGGAWTPLSSGTTNHLNGVSCSSTSLCFAVGANGTILRSNNGGSAWSAETSPTTQTLNGIDCIGGSCIIVGTNGTILRRH, from the coding sequence ATGATGTCTAAAAAAAATAAATATTTGTCGGTAATTATTCTTTTGGCCGGGCTGTTTTTATTCATTCTGCCGCCGCTACTGGTTCAGGCCAACGGCCCCATATTTACTCTTACCAAGAGTGTTGATCGTGATAAACCTCATCCAGGCCAGCGGGTAACTTATATGATTGTTGTTAACAATAACGGCGCCATAGCAACCAACGCCGTCATCTCTGATACTCTGGACAGTAATCTTACTTTTGCCGGACCGGTTACCTTGCAGGGCAGCACCGGCACGGTGGCCCAAAATGCCGGTGATCTGCCCCGGCTGGTTAGAAACGTGACTATTAACCCCAACACCACCATTACCGTTACCTTCCCGGTTACCGTTAACAGCGGCTTGGCTAATGGATTGCAAATTGCCAACACCGCCGCGGTAACCAGCAGCGAGGTAATGACGCCAACAACAGGCAGTCAGGTGGTTACAGTTAGTTACTATTACGCCTACTTACCCGTAATCTTTAAAGCGTTAGATGGGTGGCTAGCCCAAACTTCTGGAACTGGGAATTCACTCTATGGGATAGGTTGCAAACCTTACACTAGCGTTGATTGCGTTGTGGGCGGGCAGGCAGTGACCTTAAATACCAGTGATGGTGGCGATAACTGGAGTTTGGTCAACGTGAGCGCCGGGCTGGTGTTATATGACGTTAGTTGTCCCACCGCCGCAAAATGTGTCGCCGTAGGCAAAGGCAGCCCCGGCGTAATTTTGGTTTCTAACGATGGCGGGAAAACCTGGCCCTGGAATTTTAACCAAACGTATCAGATGAATGCGGTAGATTGTCCCTCGGCTACCCAATGCGTGGCGGTTGGGGAAGATAGCGAAGCCAGGGTGACGGATGATGGCGGGCAAACTTGGATCAATGGCAGAATGGGAAACACGCCTCTGTACGGCGTTGATTGTTTTGCCGAAAAAACTTGTTGGATGGTTGGGCTGGGGGGCCGGATCATTGGCACCTATCCTAATCCAAATGGTCCGGGGGGAATAGGGATTATTTCAAAGATAGATTTATTCACCAACCCGGTGCAAACTCTTATGTCGGTTAGCTGTGTTGATGGTGATAATTGCGTGGCGGTGGGCACAGATGGCGTGGTGGCCCAAAAAATCAACGGCGGGGCCTGGACGCCTTTAAGTTCAGGCACAACCAACCATCTGAATGGCGTTAGCTGTTCCTCAACCTCGCTTTGTTTTGCCGTTGGGGCCAACGGCACTATTCTGCGCTCCAATAATGGCG